Proteins encoded by one window of Streptomyces sp. ALI-76-A:
- a CDS encoding LacI family DNA-binding transcriptional regulator has protein sequence MGQSVGIKDVARVAGVSVGTVSNVINRPDTVATETRARVLSAIDRLGYVRSESARQLRAGRSRIMGLLVLDMGNPFFVDVARGAERAAREAGLGVMVCNSAQNAGEEAEYLSLFAEQRVRGVLLTPADATGRNIASFRRHGIPFVLVDRVAEGTTECSVSVDDVAGGALAVRHLVDAGHRSIAYVSGPPGLNQVRDRRTGALNALAEAGLGPQALRELPTERLDVAAGRDAGARLLGLADRPTAVFCANDLLALGVLQAMYAAGVGVPDDLAIVGYDDIEFAAAAAVPLTSVRQPAVTMGALAAGLLLEETEEETAPRQHEHRRVVLQPELVVRRSSLAAR, from the coding sequence ATGGGCCAGTCGGTGGGTATCAAGGACGTCGCCCGTGTCGCGGGGGTCTCCGTCGGCACGGTGTCGAACGTCATCAACCGGCCGGACACGGTCGCGACCGAGACCCGGGCCCGGGTGCTGTCCGCGATAGACCGGCTCGGGTACGTCCGCAGCGAGTCCGCGCGCCAGCTGCGCGCGGGCCGCAGCCGGATCATGGGGCTGCTCGTCCTCGACATGGGCAACCCCTTCTTCGTCGACGTCGCGCGCGGTGCCGAACGCGCCGCCCGCGAGGCCGGGCTCGGCGTGATGGTCTGCAACAGCGCCCAGAACGCGGGCGAGGAGGCGGAGTACCTCTCGCTCTTCGCCGAGCAGCGGGTCCGGGGCGTGCTGCTGACCCCCGCGGACGCGACCGGCCGCAACATCGCGTCGTTCCGGCGCCACGGCATCCCCTTCGTCCTGGTGGACCGGGTCGCCGAGGGCACCACCGAGTGCTCGGTCTCCGTGGACGACGTGGCGGGCGGCGCGCTCGCCGTCCGCCATCTCGTGGACGCCGGGCACCGCTCCATCGCGTACGTCAGCGGCCCGCCCGGTCTCAACCAGGTCCGGGACCGGCGTACGGGTGCCCTGAACGCGCTCGCCGAGGCCGGCCTCGGCCCGCAGGCCCTGCGCGAGCTGCCCACCGAGCGGCTCGACGTGGCCGCCGGCCGGGACGCCGGCGCCCGTCTCCTCGGCCTCGCCGACCGCCCGACCGCCGTGTTCTGCGCCAACGACCTGCTCGCCCTGGGCGTCCTTCAGGCCATGTACGCGGCCGGTGTCGGCGTCCCCGACGACCTCGCGATCGTCGGTTACGACGACATCGAGTTCGCCGCCGCGGCGGCGGTTCCGCTCACCTCGGTCCGCCAGCCCGCCGTCACCATGGGCGCCCTGGCCGCCGGGCTGCTGCTGGAGGAGACGGAGGAGGAGACCGCGCCGCGGCAGCACGAGCACCGCAGGGTCGTGCTCCAACCGGAGCTGGTGGTGCGACGCTCCAGCCTCGCGGCGCGCTGA